In a single window of the Coregonus clupeaformis isolate EN_2021a chromosome 10, ASM2061545v1, whole genome shotgun sequence genome:
- the LOC121574732 gene encoding glycerol-3-phosphate dehydrogenase [NAD(+)], cytoplasmic yields MAPKKVCIIGSGNWGSAIAKIVGANTGKLDVFNTTVNMWVFEETVNGRKLTEIINTDHENVKYLPGHKLPPNIVAVPEVKDAVKGADILIFVIPHQFINRICDTIREHIKKDAVGMSLIKGVDEGPEGLKLISDVIREKLGITMAVLMGANIANEVAEEKFCETTIGCKNKEWGPILKQLMQTINFRVTVVEEADVVEICGALKNIVAVGAGFCDGLGFGDNTKAAVIRLGLMEMIAFARIFCTAGPVSPVTFLESCGVADLITTCYGGRNRKIAEAFAKTGKTIEELEKEMLNGQKLQGPATAAEVNHILKKKGLVDKFPLFNAVNQICFHGHPVKEFISCLQNHPEHM; encoded by the exons ATGGCACCCAAGAAAGTATGCATCATTGGCTCTGGCAACTG GGGCTCTGCCATTGCCAAGATTGTGGGAGCCAACACAGGAAAGCTTGACGTGTTCAACACGACAGTGAACATGTGGGTATTTGAGGAGACAGTGAATGGACGTAAACTCACAGAGATCATCAATACAGACCATGAGAACGTCAAGTACCTACCCGGACACAAGCTGCCCCCCAACATC GTGGCTGTTCCAGAGGTGAAGGATGCTGTGAAGGGAGCAGACATCCTGATCTTCGTTATTCCACACCAGTTCATCAACAGAATCTGTGACACCATCAGAGAACACATCAAGAAGGATGCTGTGGGCATGTCTCTTATCAAG GGTGTGGATGAGGGTCCCGAGGGGTTGAAGCTGATCTCTGATGTCATCAGAGAGAAGCTGGGTATCACCATGGCAGTGCTGATGGGAGCTAACATAGCCAACGAAGTCGCAGAGGAGAAATTCTGCGAAACAACAATCG GGTGCAAGAACAAGGAGTGGGGCCCCATCCTGAAACAACTGATGCAGACCATTAACTTCAGAGTTACTGTGGTGGAAGAGGCTGATGTGGTAGAAATCTGTGGCGCTCTCAAG AACATAGTGGCGGTGGGAGCAGGGTTCTGTGACGGCCTGGGTTTCGGGGATAACACCAAGGCAGCGGTGATCAGACTGGGACTGATGGAGATGATCGCCTTCGCCCGGATATTCTGCACCGCTGGACCCGTCTCCCCCGTCACATTCCTGGAGAGCTGTGGCGTCGCCGACCTCATCACAACTTGCTACGGGGGACGCAACCGCAAGATCGCAGAGGCCTTCGCCAAAACCGGAAAG ACAATTGAGGAGTTGGAGAAGGAGATGTTGAATGGTCAGAAACTCCAGGGTCCAGCTACTGCAGCTGAAGTCAACCACATTCTGAAGAAGAAGGGCCTGGTGGACAA gTTCCCCTTATTCAATGCTGTCAACCAGATCTGTTTCCACGGACACCCCGTCAAAGAGTTCATCAGCTGTTTGCAGAACCACCCTGAACACATGTAA